The DNA segment TACGAATCAATTTATCATCTGCACCTCCATGGCTTCCTTTCAATTTAGGAATATCATAATTAATCTGTGCACCGCTTCTGTCATATACTTTTATGTGATTGCATCCGTCGTCTTCTCCGATTCCCGAATAGATCTCTCCAACTTCCATTCTGCCCTTAGTTCCACTTATAGATGCATTCCATCCCTCATAGGGACTGTGAGCAATCAATGAATAAGCCAGAAGTGCCCCTGACTGGTACTTTACATTGACCGCCATGCTGTCATAGATGTCTATGCTCTCATCAAAAACACAGGAATCCCGAATATAGTTATCCTCTTCTTCCGCCTCAAGATAAAATTGCCTGTAAAAAGGATCTTCTTCGATATCCCAGTAAAATTCACATGTATCTTTGTACTCGCATGTCAGGCATCTGGTTCCTCTTTTATCCCGGACTGGCCCGTAAAACCTTCTGGTTCCAAATGCACTTACTTCCTCGGGATATGAATTAAGCCACCAATTGATCACATCAAAATGATGTGTTGACTTATGCAGTAAGAGCCCCCCGCTTTTCTTCAAGTATCTATGCCATCTTCGAAAATAATCCGCACCATGTCTCGTATCCAGATGCCATTCCAGATCTACGTTCAGAACTTCTCCCACCGTATCCTTTAGGATCAGTTCTTTTACCTTTTGCATATACGGCATAAATCGCATATTAAAGGTAACCTGAACATGTCTTCCAGTCTTTTTCTCAGCCTCCAGAATAGCATTACACTTTTCAGAATCAATTGTCATAGGTTTTTCAGAAATCACATCACAGCCCGCATTCAGTGCCTTGATGATATATTCATGATGATAGCAATCCACGGTAGTCACAATTACAAAGTCCGGCCTGACCTGTTCCAACATATAATCAAAGTTGTCATACACCGGAAATCCGCCACAGGCCTCTGAAAACTTTCGTGCCCGAACAGGATTTATATCATACACACCTTCTATCGAAGCGTAGTCCTTATACTCCTCGGCA comes from the Blautia liquoris genome and includes:
- a CDS encoding Gfo/Idh/MocA family oxidoreductase gives rise to the protein MKKYVIVGAGMRGCYMFGKRISAEEYKDYASIEGVYDINPVRARKFSEACGGFPVYDNFDYMLEQVRPDFVIVTTVDCYHHEYIIKALNAGCDVISEKPMTIDSEKCNAILEAEKKTGRHVQVTFNMRFMPYMQKVKELILKDTVGEVLNVDLEWHLDTRHGADYFRRWHRYLKKSGGLLLHKSTHHFDVINWWLNSYPEEVSAFGTRRFYGPVRDKRGTRCLTCEYKDTCEFYWDIEEDPFYRQFYLEAEEEDNYIRDSCVFDESIDIYDSMAVNVKYQSGALLAYSLIAHSPYEGWNASISGTKGRMEVGEIYSGIGEDDGCNHIKVYDRSGAQINYDIPKLKGSHGGADDKLIRMLIKNDVEDDLGVLASSMDGAMSLLIGAAANLSIAENQKVKIKDLLKHPQG